In one Sphingomonas sp. AP4-R1 genomic region, the following are encoded:
- a CDS encoding YdcF family protein: MMIRLIATLLLFWALGFALFATTLPHPADDRVTDGIVVLTGGPGRVQRGVQLLEAGRAKRMLVSGVDRQVRPAELATINRFPHALLSRIDLGADAVDTRTNADEAAAWVSSYRFHTIRLVTTDWHMRRARLELEQQMPRDVVMLPDAIPSTPNLLALVREYNKYLLRRGATLIGR, translated from the coding sequence CTGATGATCCGCCTGATCGCCACCCTCCTGCTGTTCTGGGCGCTCGGCTTCGCGCTGTTCGCGACCACGCTGCCGCACCCGGCCGACGATCGCGTGACGGACGGGATCGTCGTGCTGACGGGCGGCCCCGGCCGCGTCCAGCGCGGCGTGCAGCTGCTGGAGGCGGGCCGGGCGAAGCGCATGCTCGTCTCCGGTGTCGACCGGCAGGTTCGCCCCGCCGAACTCGCCACGATCAATCGCTTCCCCCACGCCTTGCTCTCGCGCATCGATCTCGGCGCGGACGCGGTCGATACGCGCACCAATGCGGACGAGGCGGCGGCGTGGGTCAGTTCCTATCGCTTCCACACGATCCGGCTGGTCACGACCGACTGGCACATGCGCCGCGCCCGGCTGGAGCTGGAGCAGCAGATGCCGCGCGACGTGGTGATGCTGCCCGATGCGATCCCCAGCACGCCGAACCTGCTCGCTCTGGTGCGCGAATATAATAAATATCTGCTCCGCCGGGGCGCCACGCTGATCGGGCGCTGA